The genome window CGACATCTTTCGCGCACTAAAGTCAATCTTTCTCAAAAAATAAATAGAAACGAAGTCATAGGTTATATAGGAAATACAGGACGTTCAACGGGTCCTCATCTTCATTATGAAGTAAGAGTAAGTGGAGAATCTTCCCCTCCTGCGAACTATATAATTCCGGGTGCTACTACATATTAATCCCTCTTTTTTTTCAAAGTATAAGATTGAGCAATGCGCCTAAAATAATTGAAGTAAAAAACATAATAAAAACAATTTTTAACGTATTCTTAATTCCCAACTCTCTTGACATCGTAAAAAATGTCGCTATGCACGGAAGATATAAAACCATAAAGATAGATGCAATCATAAGCTGTTTTATACTCAAGTGATATGGCGCAAGTAATGCTATGGAAACGTCTTTTCTTAAAACTCCCAATAACATTACAGAAATTGTTTCTTTTGGAAGTCCTAAAATACTCAATATTGGCTTTCCTAAAAAATTGGCAATAAAACTCGTTACTCCCAGACTATCTAAAATACCTACTATAAATATACCAACAATTATTAATGGCATTGCTTCCAAAATAAATGCTTTTAATCTTATCCATAGTTTTTTCATTACCATCGGCATATATGGAACACGATAAGGCGGTATTTCAACAAAAAGTTCCGGCGTTTCACCCTTGAGAATCTTGTTAAGAAAAAAACCGGTTAATACGGCAATAAGACAAAGTATCAAAAATATAAGCAGTAAATATTTAATCCCGTAAGGCGCAACAAGACTTATTATCATAGCGGTTTGGGGCATACAGGGAGCTATCATAAGAATTAAAGCCGTAGCAATTATCTTTTCTCTGTTTGTTTCCAATAGGCGTGTGGAAAGCATTGCCGGTACCTTACAACCAAACCCCAGAAGCACGGGGATTGCTCCGTATCCGTGAAGGCCTATTTTATGAAGCAAAGAGTCCAATAAAACTGCTACCCGTGGCAGGTATCCCGTATCTTCCAGAAAACTTAACATAAGATAAAATGAAAACATATAAGGCAAAACTATTACAAGAGGAATATATATACCGGTAGTTAATAAACCAAAGGATTCCATAACTTCAGATGTTGTTCCCAGAAGTAAATTTCTTAAAAACTCAAATGGCAGAATTTTATCTACGATGTTAATAATCGCCGGATGATAAAAGTTTTTAAATATCGGGTCAAGTATATAATTT of bacterium contains these proteins:
- a CDS encoding M23 family metallopeptidase, which gives rise to RHLSRTKVNLSQKINRNEVIGYIGNTGRSTGPHLHYEVRVSGESSPPANYIIPGATTY
- a CDS encoding ferrous iron transporter B, which translates into the protein MKKILLVGNPNVGKSALFSRLTGIDVITSNYPGTTVGFTKGYLTISGEKIEIIDIPGVYTLEPNSKVEEVAIDMLNKGCDVLINVVDATSLERNLNLTLQLLKYNIPVIIALNFWDETRHFGVSIDMKELEKVLGVPVIPTCAITGEGIKELINRFPEAKVKGYEYKLEEKWKEIGNIVNRVQKLSHRHHTFLDKIEEVSTHPLTGIPFALVVLVVTFLIVRFVGEGLINYILDPIFKNFYHPAIINIVDKILPFEFLRNLLLGTTSEVMESFGLLTTGIYIPLVIVLPYMFSFYLMLSFLEDTGYLPRVAVLLDSLLHKIGLHGYGAIPVLLGFGCKVPAMLSTRLLETNREKIIATALILMIAPCMPQTAMIISLVAPYGIKYLLLIFLILCLIAVLTGFFLNKILKGETPELFVEIPPYRVPYMPMVMKKLWIRLKAFILEAMPLIIVGIFIVGILDSLGVTSFIANFLGKPILSILGLPKETISVMLLGVLRKDVSIALLAPYHLSIKQLMIASIFMVLYLPCIATFFTMSRELGIKNTLKIVFIMFFTSIILGALLNLIL